A stretch of the Candidatus Zixiibacteriota bacterium genome encodes the following:
- the wecB gene encoding UDP-N-acetylglucosamine 2-epimerase (non-hydrolyzing): MRRYRLVLIVGARPNFMKSAPLLAQLKKYPDKFETVLIHTGQHYDHNLSQLFFEQLKMSQPDVYLGVGSGTHAEQTGSIMVGLEKELIRLRPDLVVVFGDVNSTIAAAIVAAKLCLKLAHVEAGLRSFDNRMPEEINRIVTDRLSDYLFVTEDAGMVNLEAEGVSREKVFYTGNIMIDSLVANLEIAGGSDILGRLSLEPRSYVAMTMHRPSNVDDPEVLGRLMSCIEKISEKLPVVFPCHPRTRSRIEQFGLGAGSTGTGLRLIEPLGYLDFLKLQSEARIVLTDSGGIQEETTYLGIPCITMRENTELLATIDEGTNTLCGTDPECILATVEQILDGRGKKGTIPRLWDGRSSERIVDVLAQKLG; the protein is encoded by the coding sequence ATGCGTAGATACAGACTAGTGTTAATCGTGGGGGCCAGGCCGAATTTCATGAAATCGGCGCCGCTTCTGGCGCAACTTAAGAAATATCCTGACAAATTCGAGACGGTCCTTATTCACACCGGACAGCATTATGATCACAATCTTTCTCAGCTGTTTTTCGAGCAGCTGAAGATGTCGCAACCGGATGTTTATCTTGGTGTCGGTTCCGGGACGCACGCCGAGCAGACGGGCAGTATTATGGTCGGGCTGGAAAAAGAACTGATCAGGCTTCGTCCCGACCTGGTAGTTGTTTTTGGTGACGTCAATTCCACAATCGCCGCGGCAATCGTGGCGGCCAAATTGTGCCTCAAATTGGCTCATGTCGAGGCCGGATTGCGCAGTTTCGACAACCGGATGCCGGAGGAAATCAACCGCATTGTCACCGACAGGTTGTCAGATTATTTGTTCGTGACCGAGGATGCCGGGATGGTGAATCTTGAGGCCGAGGGTGTTTCCCGTGAAAAGGTTTTTTACACCGGTAATATCATGATAGACTCATTGGTTGCCAACTTGGAAATCGCCGGCGGCAGCGACATCCTCGGCAGGCTGTCTTTGGAGCCAAGGAGCTATGTGGCTATGACCATGCACCGGCCATCGAATGTCGATGATCCGGAGGTTCTGGGCAGGCTTATGTCTTGTATCGAAAAGATAAGCGAAAAACTCCCCGTCGTCTTTCCCTGCCATCCTCGCACTCGCAGTCGCATTGAGCAGTTTGGGTTGGGCGCAGGATCGACCGGGACAGGCCTCCGTCTCATCGAGCCTCTGGGTTATCTGGATTTCCTTAAACTTCAATCCGAGGCGCGTATAGTGTTGACCGATAGCGGTGGTATCCAGGAGGAGACTACCTATCTGGGCATACCGTGTATTACGATGCGCGAAAACACTGAACTTCTGGCCACTATCGACGAGGGCACGAATACTCTTTGTGGGACCGATCCAGAGTGCATTTTAGCTACTGTGGAACAGATACTGGATGGAAGAGGTAAAAAGGGGACGATTCCGCGACTCTGGGACGGTCGCAGTTCGGAGCGCATTGTCGATGTACTAGCGCAGAAACTTGGCTAG
- a CDS encoding glycosyltransferase family 4 protein, whose translation MKILIVTQHFPPERGAVRRLFEFARYFVSKGHQVSVLTAMPNYPDGIVPPRYRGRFYFKEEMDGVQVHRSWVLPASNSQPTKRMVGFISFLTTSILNSFRLKDRFDVVIASSPPVTTPVIGYILSRIRKSKFVLEIRDLQPESSEDFGNLSRSPFTRLLKKMMHHLYRKADAVVPVTQGITDYLLGLGLDEKKVTTVKSGVSREFIDSDSNGIRKKFGLEEKFLVIYAGTLGWAHSLETLVEAARQLTDQPDIYFAFIGDGQKKKVLEGMVRDYGLKNVGFFGLQPLETIPYFLRAGDVLVHSMKDVPVTKGSLPSKLFEYMASGKPIIYGSSGGEAVSELELAGGALSFQADDADRLTQLIMALKTGEIDGVALGQKYHEHVTRNHCREKWAERYLSFLDSI comes from the coding sequence ATGAAGATTCTCATTGTAACTCAACATTTCCCTCCGGAGAGGGGAGCGGTTAGACGTCTCTTTGAATTCGCCCGATACTTCGTTAGCAAAGGTCATCAGGTATCGGTTCTCACTGCTATGCCCAATTATCCGGATGGAATAGTCCCGCCCCGTTATCGTGGGCGTTTTTACTTTAAAGAGGAAATGGATGGTGTCCAGGTTCATCGCAGTTGGGTGCTGCCGGCTTCTAACAGTCAGCCGACCAAGCGGATGGTCGGGTTTATAAGTTTCCTGACAACCTCCATCCTCAATTCATTTCGATTAAAAGACCGTTTTGATGTCGTCATAGCTTCGTCGCCGCCGGTCACGACCCCGGTGATTGGCTATATCCTCAGCAGAATTAGAAAGAGCAAATTTGTCCTTGAGATTCGTGACCTGCAGCCCGAGTCGAGCGAGGACTTTGGTAATCTCAGCCGTTCACCGTTCACGCGGCTATTGAAGAAAATGATGCACCATCTTTATCGCAAGGCCGACGCGGTAGTCCCGGTGACCCAGGGGATAACTGATTATCTTCTCGGCCTTGGATTGGATGAGAAGAAGGTGACGACGGTTAAGTCGGGCGTGAGTCGCGAGTTCATAGATTCCGACTCCAACGGCATACGCAAAAAATTCGGGTTGGAGGAGAAGTTTCTTGTCATTTACGCCGGTACTCTGGGATGGGCCCACTCCCTGGAGACTCTTGTCGAGGCGGCGCGACAGTTGACTGACCAACCCGATATATATTTCGCCTTTATTGGCGATGGGCAGAAAAAGAAGGTTCTTGAGGGAATGGTCAGAGACTACGGTCTTAAAAATGTCGGCTTCTTCGGTCTTCAGCCCCTTGAGACCATCCCTTATTTCCTTCGTGCCGGTGATGTCCTGGTGCACAGTATGAAAGATGTGCCGGTGACAAAAGGTTCGCTGCCGAGCAAGTTGTTCGAATACATGGCGTCAGGTAAGCCGATCATCTATGGCTCATCCGGCGGTGAGGCTGTTTCGGAGTTGGAGCTGGCCGGAGGAGCGCTTTCTTTCCAGGCAGATGATGCTGACCGTCTGACTCAACTCATAATGGCGCTCAAGACCGGAGAAATCGACGGCGTAGCGCTGGGGCAGAAGTACCACGAGCATGTCACCCGCAATCACTGTCGTGAAAAATGGGCGGAGAGATACCTGTCGTTTTTGGACAGCATCTGA
- a CDS encoding multiheme c-type cytochrome, which yields MMRKLVVIALLGFALLAFAAMLAVAQEETKTEAKTEAKEGAKAEFVGAEKCAKVCHKVQFNSWLETGHAKAFTVLTDEDKAKPECVTPCHVTGKLADGTLLEGVQCEACHGAGSEYKSPKIMSKPKWSGDPAGYKKMAMDAGLIYPTAEHCTQCHKEEGNPNFKPFDFEASKGKVHAFEE from the coding sequence ATGATGCGTAAGTTAGTGGTTATTGCCCTGTTAGGTTTCGCGCTTTTGGCCTTTGCCGCCATGCTCGCCGTGGCTCAAGAAGAGACCAAAACCGAGGCCAAGACTGAGGCCAAAGAAGGCGCCAAGGCCGAATTTGTCGGGGCCGAAAAATGCGCCAAGGTCTGTCATAAGGTCCAGTTCAACTCATGGCTGGAAACCGGTCATGCCAAAGCGTTCACCGTTCTCACGGATGAAGACAAGGCCAAGCCGGAATGCGTTACCCCATGTCACGTCACAGGCAAGCTCGCCGATGGCACGCTGCTTGAAGGCGTTCAGTGCGAAGCCTGCCACGGTGCCGGTTCTGAGTATAAGTCGCCCAAAATCATGAGCAAGCCAAAATGGAGTGGCGATCCGGCCGGTTACAAGAAGATGGCGATGGATGCCGGATTGATTTACCCGACAGCCGAACACTGCACCCAGTGCCACAAGGAAGAAGGCAACCCGAATTTCAAGCCGTTCGATTTCGAAGCTTCCAAAGGCAAAGTGCACGCATTCGAGGAATAA
- a CDS encoding 2'-5' RNA ligase family protein has product MDRIFEYGGALGERRRNRYAVVILLPQALHEIVAPLRERFDPLYNLVAPHITVVFPFETNLPLDELAGLIKTETDGQKSFQIQLDSIGDFYPGSPTIYWNVLKNDHLTELYYRLYSRLGIPLAQKLYQPHVTVAREISEHRLVLVKEQIASYLPREKFFASSLDLMTPLVNERWVSVRTFPFKGFSDNPPMI; this is encoded by the coding sequence ATGGATAGGATTTTTGAATATGGCGGGGCTCTCGGTGAGCGTCGTCGCAATCGCTATGCGGTGGTGATACTTCTGCCGCAGGCGCTGCACGAGATAGTCGCGCCGCTTCGCGAGCGATTCGACCCGCTTTACAACCTGGTGGCTCCTCACATAACGGTGGTATTTCCATTCGAAACGAATCTTCCTCTTGATGAACTCGCCGGCCTGATCAAAACCGAGACCGATGGCCAGAAATCGTTTCAGATTCAGCTCGATAGTATCGGCGACTTTTATCCGGGTTCTCCGACTATTTATTGGAATGTCCTCAAGAACGATCATCTCACCGAGTTGTATTACCGGTTGTATTCCCGGCTGGGCATACCTCTGGCTCAGAAGTTGTATCAGCCTCACGTAACTGTGGCGCGGGAAATTTCAGAACACCGCCTGGTGCTCGTGAAGGAACAAATAGCTTCGTATCTTCCGCGGGAAAAATTCTTTGCATCTTCGCTGGATTTAATGACGCCGCTGGTAAATGAGCGGTGGGTTTCCGTGCGCACATTTCCCTTTAAGGGTTTCTCTGATAATCCCCCGATGATATAA
- a CDS encoding OmpA family protein: MLRFVILILVLMLSIPCQGSDYRYYFGLKGGVSTITGGDGYKFPLNESFGGSAGYRFSDRWHLEFDFSIHRNLNDSTASSSLSFGGDDANATQKWKASRLGITLNKYLFNPDNSLNMHVGFGGGLMVWKIVEPVGDTAIDVLGVHNERTDFAATEIFVTARTGFDLTLSSKLALCWDVQADMLTGAGAEFETSVKDARNTWQVGSFLTLKYAFGGGSGGGWKSSGTWSQATVAAAGESSRQALDGDGDGVPDELDRCLDTPLGAIVNKTGCAIDSDADGISDGLDDCAGTDPRAAGMVDIYGCPIDSDFDGMPDYLDKCPFNQVGARVDSSGCPTDSDGDGVPDGIDDCPYTLYGVDVDKFGCIDLTDFSHPMVLNIDYPPGSFEVDPNNQERLRQLARILNFVPEIRLEISGYTDNIGTDVANQKLSEKRANRVRDYLAMHGVDISRIKVFGKGETNFVASNDTAEGRAKNRRIEIIFYK, translated from the coding sequence ATGCTTCGATTTGTGATTCTCATACTTGTACTCATGCTTTCGATTCCGTGTCAGGGATCGGACTATCGCTATTACTTCGGTTTGAAGGGCGGTGTATCGACAATCACGGGAGGTGACGGTTACAAATTTCCCCTGAACGAGAGCTTTGGCGGCAGCGCCGGTTACAGATTCTCGGACCGCTGGCATCTTGAGTTTGATTTCTCGATACATCGCAATCTTAACGACAGCACAGCATCTTCCAGTTTGTCGTTTGGCGGCGATGATGCCAACGCCACGCAAAAATGGAAGGCTTCGCGGCTGGGAATCACCCTGAACAAATATCTGTTCAATCCCGATAACAGCCTGAATATGCATGTTGGATTCGGCGGGGGGTTGATGGTGTGGAAAATCGTGGAGCCGGTCGGTGATACGGCAATTGATGTTCTTGGGGTGCACAATGAGCGAACAGACTTTGCCGCCACCGAGATCTTTGTTACGGCGCGAACGGGTTTTGATTTGACCTTGTCGTCAAAACTGGCGCTGTGCTGGGATGTTCAAGCCGACATGCTGACGGGAGCCGGCGCCGAGTTCGAGACTTCGGTGAAGGACGCTCGTAACACCTGGCAGGTAGGGTCATTCTTGACCCTTAAGTACGCGTTTGGCGGTGGTTCAGGCGGGGGATGGAAATCGAGTGGTACCTGGTCGCAGGCGACGGTGGCGGCGGCCGGTGAGTCGTCGCGTCAGGCTCTTGACGGCGATGGTGATGGTGTGCCGGATGAACTTGACCGATGTCTGGACACGCCTCTCGGCGCTATCGTGAACAAAACCGGATGTGCCATTGACAGCGATGCCGATGGCATCAGCGATGGCCTCGATGACTGCGCCGGTACCGACCCGCGGGCGGCCGGCATGGTTGATATTTATGGCTGTCCGATCGATTCGGATTTTGACGGCATGCCTGACTATCTCGACAAGTGTCCTTTCAATCAGGTGGGAGCTCGCGTCGATAGCAGCGGTTGTCCGACGGATTCAGACGGCGACGGAGTTCCGGATGGGATCGATGATTGTCCTTACACGCTTTATGGTGTGGACGTGGACAAATTTGGATGTATTGATCTGACTGACTTCTCGCATCCGATGGTGCTGAATATCGATTATCCGCCCGGTTCGTTCGAAGTGGATCCCAACAATCAGGAAAGACTGCGGCAACTGGCCCGGATACTGAATTTCGTGCCCGAGATCCGTCTGGAAATCAGCGGATATACGGATAATATCGGCACCGATGTCGCCAACCAGAAGCTGTCGGAGAAGCGCGCTAACCGTGTTCGTGATTATCTCGCGATGCACGGGGTCGATATATCGCGCATCAAGGTGTTCGGGAAGGGTGAGACGAATTTCGTAGCTTCGAACGACACTGCCGAAGGGCGCGCCAAAAACAGGCGCATTGAGATCATTTTTTATAAGTAG
- a CDS encoding SpoIID/LytB domain-containing protein, with the protein MNKLIKYAGRIGTVLCLMILVWSCATVPGLQEESSSTYIRIPFVRVLLDESHGEATVSADGSFAIECLKQGEQTVFYSSRAVTVKTSRDFLRVENHKGAIIQDRLDEVNIIPRGNNNRVVLNGARYRGILKILPEGQSVELINVIYMEDYLRGVVPPEIGKRTDDELQAVMAQAVAARTYAMAHLQQYANKQYDMKSSIIDQVYQGHDVEEKLVNRAIDLTAGRVLFFEDKYINAYYHSTCGGYTDDIATVWDRKELPYLQPVADNGACSWSKYYNWKETFTEEQLRGRIEQYLSSDRGRDLRIGKIRDITISELTPGGRVATMLVHTDNDVFRFYKDRIRWVVGRTSNPDLILPSGRFKVEIERDGRGEIESITFAGSGYGHGVGMCQCGAIGLSREGWTYDKILTHYYVGAEVRKLY; encoded by the coding sequence TTGAACAAACTTATCAAATACGCCGGTCGAATCGGAACGGTATTGTGTTTGATGATACTCGTGTGGAGTTGCGCCACTGTGCCGGGACTTCAGGAGGAATCATCGAGCACGTATATCAGAATTCCCTTTGTGCGAGTACTTCTTGACGAAAGTCACGGCGAAGCTACGGTGTCCGCGGACGGTTCATTCGCCATTGAATGCCTCAAGCAGGGTGAGCAAACGGTATTTTATTCATCGCGGGCGGTAACAGTAAAGACTTCGAGAGATTTCCTTAGGGTGGAGAATCACAAAGGCGCCATAATTCAGGACCGACTTGATGAGGTGAATATTATTCCGCGAGGAAACAATAATAGAGTGGTTCTAAACGGTGCGCGATACCGCGGGATTCTCAAAATATTGCCGGAAGGTCAGTCGGTGGAATTGATCAATGTGATTTATATGGAAGATTATCTGCGCGGCGTTGTTCCTCCGGAGATAGGCAAGCGCACCGATGATGAACTTCAGGCGGTTATGGCTCAGGCGGTGGCTGCCCGGACCTATGCCATGGCGCATCTTCAGCAGTATGCCAACAAGCAGTATGATATGAAATCGAGTATTATCGACCAGGTGTACCAGGGGCACGATGTCGAAGAAAAGTTGGTCAATCGGGCCATCGATCTCACCGCCGGACGGGTTCTTTTCTTTGAGGATAAGTACATCAACGCCTACTATCATTCCACGTGCGGCGGGTATACCGATGATATCGCCACGGTCTGGGACCGCAAGGAGCTGCCTTATCTTCAGCCCGTGGCGGACAACGGCGCCTGTTCCTGGTCCAAATACTATAATTGGAAAGAGACTTTCACGGAGGAGCAGCTAAGGGGCCGAATAGAACAGTACCTTTCAAGCGATCGCGGCCGTGACCTTCGAATCGGAAAAATCCGCGATATCACTATCTCGGAATTAACGCCCGGCGGCAGGGTGGCAACCATGCTGGTCCATACCGACAATGATGTTTTCCGTTTTTACAAGGACCGTATTCGTTGGGTGGTCGGGCGTACTTCGAATCCGGATCTGATCCTGCCATCGGGCCGTTTCAAGGTTGAGATAGAGCGTGACGGACGCGGGGAGATAGAGTCGATCACGTTCGCCGGCAGCGGCTACGGTCACGGTGTCGGGATGTGCCAGTGTGGAGCAATCGGTTTGTCCCGGGAGGGATGGACGTACGATAAAATTCTCACTCACTACTATGTTGGGGCGGAGGTAAGGAAGCTCTATTAA
- a CDS encoding anhydro-N-acetylmuramic acid kinase has protein sequence MSLSRILTKKNLTILGLNSGTSADGLDMAAVRVVQGPSGRSFKLLRTSTKPYPAVLRRLILGAVDGETMKLEEVVYLDNILGRFYGSAARDFMAKLPARMAIDAIASHGQTIRHVPDEARYAGYKVRGSLQVGSADFIAAATGKIVVSDFRQADIALGNEGAPITVAAMEELFRNRDESRLIVNIGGISNYFYFPAFRSRRHVRAADCGPGNSLSDILTQRLFGQKYDRFGRRARQGEPSVRLVSQLRKSPFYRGQTTSTGRESFGQSMASRIVDRGRGFGLSDHDLLATAIELTAVSIADRAKPLVRRDKMLSKLYLTGGGKHNIFLIDRLSHYLSDLEIVPVDKLGIDGDYVEAVAYAVMGEACLRSRAFRTSFGKAADNSRQPVSGKITQPPGYMKKR, from the coding sequence ATGTCTTTGAGTCGAATCCTCACAAAAAAGAACCTGACTATCCTCGGGCTCAATTCCGGCACCTCGGCAGACGGTCTCGATATGGCTGCCGTGCGGGTGGTACAGGGTCCGAGCGGCCGTAGTTTCAAACTCCTGCGAACATCCACAAAACCATATCCAGCCGTCCTACGGCGACTGATTCTTGGCGCGGTGGACGGCGAGACAATGAAGTTGGAGGAGGTTGTCTATCTGGATAATATCCTTGGTCGGTTTTACGGCAGCGCGGCCAGGGATTTTATGGCGAAACTCCCGGCGCGTATGGCGATCGACGCCATAGCATCGCACGGACAAACCATACGGCACGTGCCGGATGAAGCCAGGTATGCCGGCTATAAAGTCCGGGGCAGCCTGCAGGTGGGCTCGGCTGATTTCATCGCGGCTGCGACCGGTAAAATCGTGGTGAGTGATTTTCGTCAGGCCGATATTGCCCTGGGCAACGAAGGCGCGCCTATTACGGTGGCGGCCATGGAAGAGTTGTTTCGAAACAGAGATGAGTCGCGCCTGATCGTAAACATTGGGGGAATCTCCAACTATTTTTATTTTCCGGCCTTTCGTTCGAGGCGCCATGTCAGGGCGGCTGACTGTGGTCCCGGCAACAGTCTCAGCGACATTTTGACGCAGCGCCTGTTTGGACAGAAGTATGATCGGTTCGGTCGACGGGCGCGGCAGGGGGAGCCTTCGGTTCGGCTCGTTTCCCAGCTCAGGAAGTCGCCGTTTTACAGGGGTCAGACGACATCGACCGGCCGCGAATCGTTCGGTCAGTCAATGGCCAGCCGGATTGTCGACAGAGGGCGCGGCTTTGGGTTGAGTGACCATGATCTTCTGGCTACGGCCATAGAACTCACGGCGGTATCGATTGCCGATAGAGCGAAGCCGCTGGTCAGACGCGATAAGATGTTGTCAAAATTATATTTGACCGGTGGCGGAAAACATAACATTTTCCTGATTGATAGACTTAGCCACTACCTTTCGGATCTTGAAATCGTGCCTGTCGATAAACTGGGAATTGACGGAGATTATGTCGAGGCTGTGGCTTATGCCGTGATGGGCGAGGCCTGTCTGCGCTCACGGGCGTTTCGGACCTCATTTGGAAAGGCAGCCGATAACAGTCGGCAACCGGTATCGGGGAAGATAACTCAACCGCCCGGATATATGAAGAAGCGATGA
- a CDS encoding glycoside hydrolase family 3 N-terminal domain-containing protein — MLEAFKKIGQLFIIGFPERKPSPAFLNFIQEENIGGVILFASNCPTHQMVEKNIRLISDHCRESMPFIAVDQEGGRVTRIHGAPAEFDSAEDYGSKLGIDTFEEDFSRSALCLEKLGINLVLAPVCDIFLNEKNKCLGGRCFGRSAHDVVPFVERAVDVCHKYGLLSCLKHFPGLGAAEIDPHEKTAVAPYDELVWEQRERLPFAAGIEKGADMVMTTHVELPALDNQIVTASDKIISTYLRERLAFDGPVITDDLTMKGAARLGSVGNRAVAAFNAGHDLLLFGQDIDAAMEAYEHFKNAVQRGEVPVERLKASLDRIAGIKFKLGKSVLY, encoded by the coding sequence ATGTTGGAAGCATTCAAAAAGATTGGGCAGCTGTTCATAATCGGTTTTCCCGAGCGTAAACCATCACCGGCTTTTTTGAACTTCATCCAGGAAGAAAACATCGGCGGCGTGATTCTATTCGCGTCGAACTGTCCGACGCACCAGATGGTCGAAAAGAATATCCGGTTGATTTCCGATCACTGCCGGGAGAGTATGCCGTTCATAGCGGTGGATCAGGAAGGCGGGCGTGTCACCCGCATTCACGGCGCGCCGGCCGAATTCGATTCCGCTGAGGATTATGGCAGCAAGCTCGGGATCGATACTTTCGAGGAGGATTTCAGCCGGTCAGCGTTGTGCCTGGAAAAACTGGGGATCAATCTCGTACTGGCGCCGGTCTGTGATATTTTTCTCAACGAGAAGAACAAGTGTCTCGGAGGGCGTTGCTTCGGGCGTTCGGCGCACGATGTGGTCCCTTTTGTCGAAAGAGCTGTTGATGTCTGTCACAAATACGGTTTGCTTTCCTGCCTGAAACATTTTCCCGGTCTGGGCGCCGCCGAGATAGACCCGCACGAAAAGACGGCCGTTGCCCCCTACGACGAACTGGTGTGGGAACAAAGGGAGAGACTTCCCTTCGCCGCCGGTATCGAAAAGGGCGCCGACATGGTGATGACGACGCATGTTGAATTGCCGGCTCTGGACAACCAGATCGTGACTGCGTCTGATAAGATCATATCGACGTATCTGCGGGAACGTCTGGCTTTTGACGGACCCGTAATAACCGACGACTTGACCATGAAGGGAGCCGCCAGACTCGGCTCGGTTGGTAACCGGGCGGTAGCGGCCTTTAACGCCGGGCATGATTTGCTCTTGTTCGGGCAGGATATTGATGCCGCCATGGAGGCCTACGAGCATTTCAAGAATGCCGTTCAGCGCGGTGAGGTTCCCGTGGAGCGCCTGAAAGCCTCACTCGACCGGATTGCCGGTATAAAATTCAAACTGGGCAAATCCGTTTTATATTGA
- a CDS encoding sensor domain-containing diguanylate cyclase translates to MKLFLDRHKTLLPRVDIIYLLTRSMVLCCMGWYAFFGDLSAEDHTVFYFLMGTFVVHLLMFFTAMKGKFDLKLAYLSAIIYDILMIPLLVLYTSGTNGIQSPFYLLFFLTVSVAAYVLTFWFSLASTGLVTIAFLVSAGGELEMENLFDISIRAGFIWVYYFAILYASDYMRRSEKRLLKLFNTLNQRTSELERSQAHLEMIYENTRILASILEPDSVVKEVMRIMGGLLQYKSYSVVFKDKWGNFYYRARFQGGQNNFHLKAIDISRMELVRKAADMGEPIIVKDVSSRQDVKSLDQSTRSMMIVPMTSHAHTNGLLTAESDEVAHFTDRDLQMLSVVARSAALALENSELHKKTEELTIIDELTETYNYRYFVQKLQEEKRRASRYSLPLSLIMVDIDWFKKLNDTYGHEVGNYVLRKLSGIIQRCIRDVDIFARYGGEEFAIILPQTQRQEATIIGERIREQVEREVFEARQYGKLKVTVSVGVSSFPENGKSQEELVSVADQALYQAKNEGKNAVCVI, encoded by the coding sequence ATGAAGTTATTTCTCGACCGCCACAAGACGCTGCTGCCGCGAGTAGATATAATCTATCTGCTGACACGGTCGATGGTTCTCTGCTGCATGGGTTGGTACGCCTTTTTTGGCGACCTGTCTGCAGAAGACCACACGGTTTTCTATTTTCTGATGGGTACGTTCGTCGTGCACCTGCTGATGTTTTTCACGGCGATGAAAGGCAAGTTTGACCTGAAGCTGGCCTATCTATCGGCAATCATTTATGACATTTTGATGATACCGCTTCTGGTTCTTTATACGAGCGGGACCAACGGAATTCAGTCGCCGTTTTACTTGCTGTTCTTCCTCACCGTTTCGGTGGCGGCTTATGTACTCACATTCTGGTTTTCGCTGGCGAGCACCGGTCTGGTTACCATAGCATTTCTTGTGTCTGCGGGCGGTGAGTTGGAGATGGAGAACCTTTTTGACATTTCCATCCGGGCAGGTTTCATCTGGGTTTATTACTTCGCGATTCTCTACGCCTCAGACTACATGCGCCGTTCGGAGAAACGTCTTTTAAAGTTGTTCAACACGCTTAACCAGCGAACGTCGGAGCTGGAGCGTTCACAGGCGCACCTTGAGATGATCTATGAGAACACACGTATTCTGGCGTCGATTCTCGAGCCGGACAGCGTGGTCAAAGAAGTCATGAGGATTATGGGTGGTCTTTTGCAGTACAAGTCTTATTCCGTGGTTTTCAAGGACAAGTGGGGAAATTTTTACTACCGGGCGCGGTTTCAGGGCGGCCAGAACAATTTTCACCTCAAGGCCATTGATATCTCGCGGATGGAACTGGTGCGCAAGGCGGCCGATATGGGCGAGCCGATCATTGTGAAGGATGTGTCCAGCCGCCAGGATGTCAAGTCGCTCGACCAGAGCACGCGCTCGATGATGATTGTGCCGATGACATCGCACGCGCACACCAACGGTCTTTTGACAGCCGAGTCGGACGAGGTCGCGCACTTCACCGACCGGGATCTTCAGATGTTGTCGGTAGTGGCTCGGTCGGCGGCGCTGGCGCTGGAAAACTCGGAACTTCACAAGAAAACCGAGGAATTAACCATCATTGACGAGTTGACGGAAACGTATAACTATCGGTACTTTGTACAGAAGCTTCAGGAAGAAAAGCGAAGGGCGAGCAGGTATTCGCTGCCGCTGTCGCTCATCATGGTTGATATTGACTGGTTCAAGAAACTGAACGATACTTATGGTCACGAAGTTGGTAACTATGTGCTTCGCAAGCTCTCCGGGATAATACAGCGGTGTATCCGCGATGTTGATATATTCGCGCGTTACGGCGGCGAGGAGTTCGCGATTATTCTGCCGCAGACCCAACGGCAGGAAGCGACCATTATCGGCGAACGTATCAGAGAGCAGGTTGAACGGGAAGTGTTCGAGGCGCGTCAATACGGTAAGCTTAAGGTGACCGTTTCGGTGGGTGTCAGCTCATTCCCCGAAAACGGCAAGTCGCAGGAAGAGTTGGTGTCGGTTGCGGACCAGGCGTTGTATCAGGCCAAGAACGAAGGAAAGAACGCAGTATGTGTCATCTAG